In Pyxicephalus adspersus chromosome 12, UCB_Pads_2.0, whole genome shotgun sequence, a genomic segment contains:
- the WDR89 gene encoding WD repeat-containing protein 89 yields the protein MERLEEQFSDLHVAKRSAMKDTMTYILDIDMSSPAEAQNNQTFAILCSDKSIRLYNKETMTCLQEYNVHPVVPSGIRFSHSNINLLFSACSDGTVKLWDARVSGSEASQIFNGYPSNVFISFDISCNDLVVCAGTEKEDEDSFLVFWDARYSSNGDSKEPLGIYSESHNDDVTQVRFHPTNQSLVATGSTDGLVNVFDISEDNEDDALRYTCNSDSSVSIVGWAGKDYNQVYCLTHDEGFCWWDLAQMDTDETITLCKVEDMREKAVGCTVDYLVGGLYHDKTNSMFLVAGSHAGDIHLLSCESDKITYLKSLGGGHSATVRSFYWCVDDNSMLTGGEDAELLLWKLKTKDLAPEKRDSMKMVSSVQQRVRVHNSKSYSTKPKKNNSK from the coding sequence ATGGAGCGTTTAGAAGAGCAATTTTCCGATCTTCATGTAGCGAAGCGGTCTGCAATGAAAGACACCATGACTTACATACTTGACATTGACATGTCAAGCCCAGCGGAGGCACAAAACAATCAGACATTCGCAATCTTGTGTTCTGATAAATCAATTAGGTTGTATAACAAAGAAACCATGACCTGCCTTCAAGAATATAATGTACACCCTGTAGTTCCAAGTGGTATTCGCTTTTCCCACTCAAATATCAACCTTCTGTTTTCTGCATGCAGCGATGGCACTGTAAAATTATGGGACGCTCGAGTCTCTGGTTCAGAAGCCTCACAGATATTTAATGGCTATCCATCCAATGTTTTTATCAGCTTTGATATAAGCTGCAATGACCTTGTTGTGTGTGCCGGTACTGAAAAAGAAGACGAGGACTCTTTTCTGGTGTTCTGGGATGCAAGATATAGTTCGAATGGCGATTCCAAAGAACCTCTTGGAATTTATTCAGAGTCGCACAATGATGACGTCACTCAAGTTCGCTTTCATCCAACCAATCAAAGCTTGGTCGCGACGGGTTCCACTGATGGACTAGTTAACGTGTTTGATATCTCGGAGGATAATGAAGACGATGCCTTGCGTTACACTTGTAATTCTGATTCTTCTGTAAGCATTGTTGGTTGGGCAGGCAAGGATTACAACCAGGTGTATTGCTTGACACACGATGAAGGATTCTGTTGGTGGGATCTTGCCCAGATGGACACAGATGAGACCATCACGCTTTGCAAAGTTGAGGATATGAGGGAAAAAGCCGTCGGTTGTACCGTTGACTATCTCGTTGGCGGACTTTACCACGACAAAACAAATTCCATGTTTCTTGTGGCCGGGTCCCATGCTGGTGATATCCACCTGTTAAGCTGTGAATCTGATAagataacatatttaaaaagtttagggGGAGGACATTCTGCCACTGTAAGATCATTCTACTGGTGTGTGGATGACAATTCTATGCTAACTGGTGGAGAAGATGCGGAATTGCTTCTGTGGAAATTGAAAACCAAGGACTTGGCCCCTGAAAAGAGAGACTCCATGAAAATGGTTTCCTCGGTACAGCAAAGGGTTCGCGTTCACAATTCCAAATCCTATTCCACAAAGCCCAAGAAAAACAACTCCAAGTGA